From the Candidatus Saccharibacteria bacterium genome, the window CTCGGTAGGTTGGTCAACAAAAACCAGGGCTCCGGATCCTTCATGTTCGGATTGTAATCCGAACGAATAAGTCGGAGCTTATGTGTATGGTACGTGATGGGTAATTCCTCATGACTAATGTCATGGATGGGTTCCTTCCACCAGCTGGGATCCCAGGGAAGCTGAACGAGCTTGTCGCTCTTGGTACGAGCGATGAAGTGCACATCGTACAGGGCAAACAAAGTGAACAGTTTGTCACTAGCAAACCAGCGATCCATGACAAGTACCAGTTGCAGATCTGGTGCATTAACTTGAAGGAAATGGAACAGTCCCTCCAGCGCCACTAGAAGTGGCGCAATGAGAGCTGCTTCGCTGAGGTTCACCTGACACCAAATGGGTATAGCTCGACCCTTGCGATGCGACACCGCCAAGATGGCGATACAAAACGGGCCGAATTGAGAGTGGTCCAGAGAGCAGTACCACCGACCAGTATGCGAAGCTAACGCTTCGCTAACCAACAATCGCTGCAAGCGCACTGGCAGTTCCTCGTCAGTAACTAACCGACGAATGCGGTTTTCTCCAGTCCAGCGATTCAGCCCAAGCTTTCGACCAGCAGCGTTGAGCGAACAGAACTCCTGAAGGGAAAACTGTTCAACTCCGAGGAAGAAGCGACGAGCCTTAGCTTTTGGGATGTATGTCGCACGCAGCCGCTTTACAGCAGTTGCCATCTTTTGTAGTGTAGTCATTAGAAAACGACCTTTCTGTTTTAGCTTTTGTAACCAAAACTGTAGGGTCGTTTTTGTTATGTGTCAAAAAAGTGAGTGTGGGTCAGACAATTATTCTTTCACAATAGAGAGCTGGTATACCACTCGCCGATACGGTCTGAAAAAAGTACTACCAGAATACAGGCTGCTAAGAGGTATGGCCCAAAAGGTATGTGCTTTTGTAGACCTGCTTTTCCCTGTTTTAGCAAAGGTATGCTGCCTAGAGTGCCCAGCATCGATGCGAAGAAAAGCACCAGCAGCGCCTTGATTGGATTGACTGCAATGATACCGAGCGGCAAAGCCAATTTGACATCTCCCCCGCCAATCCCTTGCCCGTCCGAAATTTGATAAATAAACCAAAACAATCCGAACAATAGTATCCCACCTAGAGCAGGATCAATAAGCAGGCGCCACTCTCGGTGAAGTATACTCATTGCAGCTGCCTGCAAGATAGCAACCCCGAGTAGAGTAAAGACTAGTTTATCGGGTAGAATGTACCATTTGTAATCATATACCCCTAGTGCAACAAACAGTACGCTACAAATGAGCGTAAAGATAAATAAAACCAAACCAATCCCATGAAGTGCAAACGGCCAGCACAAAAACAAACCAACAAATAGCAAGCCGGTGAAACATTCCACCAGAGGATACTGGCGAGAAATAGTTTTATGGCAATACCGACATCTCCCATGTAACATCAGCCAGCTAACGAGCGGGATAAGATCTTTAGCAGCCAATACATGGTAACAGCGCGTACACACGCTCCTCCCGGTCCAGATTGATAAGTTTGCGTTCCGATGCCTGGCTGCACGTTTCGAATTATTCTTTCTATGGGTTGGATTAATTTGAGCATGCAGCCTCCAAACGAGGGCATTAACAAAACTTCCGCACAATAACCCGAAAAAAAATAAAACGATAACCATTTCAATCATAATAGCAAGTTTGCTGGCCTGTGGCTATTCACCGCACAAGAGCG encodes:
- a CDS encoding prepilin peptidase, with amino-acid sequence MIEMVIVLFFFGLLCGSFVNALVWRLHAQINPTHRKNNSKRAARHRNANLSIWTGRSVCTRCYHVLAAKDLIPLVSWLMLHGRCRYCHKTISRQYPLVECFTGLLFVGLFLCWPFALHGIGLVLFIFTLICSVLFVALGVYDYKWYILPDKLVFTLLGVAILQAAAMSILHREWRLLIDPALGGILLFGLFWFIYQISDGQGIGGGDVKLALPLGIIAVNPIKALLVLFFASMLGTLGSIPLLKQGKAGLQKHIPFGPYLLAACILVVLFSDRIGEWYTSSLL
- a CDS encoding transposase, whose amino-acid sequence is MTTLQKMATAVKRLRATYIPKAKARRFFLGVEQFSLQEFCSLNAAGRKLGLNRWTGENRIRRLVTDEELPVRLQRLLVSEALASHTGRWYCSLDHSQFGPFCIAILAVSHRKGRAIPIWCQVNLSEAALIAPLLVALEGLFHFLQVNAPDLQLVLVMDRWFASDKLFTLFALYDVHFIARTKSDKLVQLPWDPSWWKEPIHDISHEELPITYHTHKLRLIRSDYNPNMKDPEPWFLLTNLPSEGTEALTRRQVLNRYAERFEIEEAFKDVKWLQRLEWQRVRKPQVIRNLLLFVFLGWWLLWRYAVKVLPKQQQKIHPKKRLSWFKQAWEYMQRLLRTPLLPPIPVAHVRGGGKK